DNA from Candidatus Saccharimonadales bacterium:
AACAGGATATGATGTTGAGCTAACTGGCGTAATTGGAATTTATCAGAGTATTTTGCCGGAGTTAAATGTTAGTGGGCCAGTTTTTACAGCCAAAATTATTGGCGGCGAAGCGACAAGCTCAGCCGAACATCCAGATGTTAAATGGGTAAGCGCAGATGAACTTTATAGAATGGCAAAAGAAGGTGAGTTGTTTACTAAATATCCACCATTTGCAGTCAACCACTACTTAACGCGTGGGGCTTTTGGGTTGGAGATAATTGCGAGTTACGATTACACAAAATAAAAAATCCCAACTTTCGCTAGGGACTTTTTACATGGTGGGCGAGGTGGGAATCGAACCCACACTCTTTAAGGGAACTGGATTTTGAGTCCAGCGCGTCTACCAATTCCGCCACTCGCCCTAGGACTAGACTATTATAACAGATCCAATATGTTAACTCCAGTGCCACCCCAAAAGCCTTTTGTTAAACGCCCAAAAAATTATATACTAACCTCAAGTGGGTTTAATTTGCAATGAATAATCAAGATAAAAATTTAGCTCCAGCAACGGGCGGCCACCCGGCTAGCAACGGCAATGACCTTAATCATACGCAAGCCGCCGATGTTGCAAGGCAGCAAATTAGTCAAATTTATAACCAGCACGGCGAACCAAATCAGACTACTGAGCAAAAACCTAATCCTTACGCTCAGACTCACACCGAAAACTTTGACTGGACCAAGTACCACTCTGCTTGGCAAGAATACTATCAGGAATACTACAGACGATACTATGCGCAGCAGCAACAACAACCGCTAGCAAATCAGCCAATTGTAGGCGGGGTAGAGCCCAAGCTGAGTCGAACTCAATCACTTAAAGCTGATATTAAAAATAAGGTTAAAGAGCGCGCGCAAAACTTTAA
Protein-coding regions in this window:
- a CDS encoding NUDIX domain-containing protein; protein product: MAKIDHAIVDILIIKDDKFLLVQESKPGREGLYNIPGGHVDAHETLFEAAVREAKEETGYDVELTGVIGIYQSILPELNVSGPVFTAKIIGGEATSSAEHPDVKWVSADELYRMAKEGELFTKYPPFAVNHYLTRGAFGLEIIASYDYTK